In Pieris napi chromosome 2, ilPieNapi1.2, whole genome shotgun sequence, the following proteins share a genomic window:
- the LOC125060555 gene encoding allergen Tha p 1-like, producing the protein MKLIVLFCFFMFAYAQDKYDSIDIDISEVLDNDRLLLAYSKCLINKGPCTAEIKRVKDKIPEILETNCAKCTDRQKQLGKSLIKEVRAKHPNIWKDMVSYYDPQGKYQKAFQEFLN; encoded by the exons ATGAAACTAATCGTGctattttgtttctttatgtTTGCCTATGCGCAGGACAAATATGACAGTATCGATATTGATATCTCAGAAGTTTTAGATAATGATAGGCTATTACTGGCTTACTCTAAATGTTTGATAAACAAAGGGCCATGTACTGCCGAAATAAAGCGAGTGAAGg ATAAAATTCCTGAAATATTAGAAACAAACTGTGCCAAGTGTACGGACCGGCAGAAGCAACTAggaaaatctttaattaaagaagTGAGAGCGAAGCATCCAAACATTTGGAAAGACATGGTATCGTACTACGATCCTCAAGGAAAGTATCAAAAAGCATTCCAagaatttcttaactaa
- the LOC125060445 gene encoding spidroin-1-like: MSKLMVLFVLSMVYGVLGKAVLKNKPVADSKSEQTGYFSPAILSAPVHGGIALDLGGGGLGGLAIGQAGVGGVALGSLGGLGAGSTASLNSAGAAGASQLSAIQNAQAVQAAQIGNAAAAGIQNARATEVAARAGQANAIQNAQALNAARIANIQRAQAAALENARAAEAARRAAAASAVELSRAVEAERIANAARLQAVAYANSRAIEAASIANAARAQAAAVASSAAQAQAVADTVARQDSLLLIDNNGLGAVAGTVGGNAIVAAGPIEVTGTAYGGYGHGYGHGYGH, translated from the exons ATGTCCAAACTAATG GTTCTGTTTGTTCTCTCCATGGTGTATGGAGTACTAGGAAAAG ctgtattaaaaaacaaacctGTTGCGGACTCAAAATCTGAGCAAACTGGCTACTTCTCACCTGCAATCTTATCAGCACCAGTTCATGGTGGTATTGCTCTGGATCTTGGAGGAGGTGGTCTCGGTGGACTCGCTATTGGTCAAGCGGGTGTTGGTGGAGTAGCTCTTGGCTCTCTCGGTGGTCTGGGAGCCGGATCAACAGCATCATTAAACAGCGCCGGAGCAGCAGGCGCTTCACAACTTAGCGCTATCCAGAATGCTCAAGCTGTTCAAGCAGCTCAGATTGGAAACGCCGCTGCTGCAGGTATCCAGAATGCGCGCGCTACAGAAGTTGCTGCTAGAGCAGGACAGGCTAACGCCATTCAAAATGCCCAGGCTTTGAATGCAGCCCGCATTGCTAACATACAAAGAGCCCAAGCCGCTGCTTTAGAGAACGCCAGAGCGGCTGAGGCAGCAAGACGAGCTGCCGCTGCCAGCGCCGTGGAATTGTCTAGAGCCGTTGAAGCTGAACGCATTGCAAATGCAGCTCGTTTACAAGCCGTCGCCTATGCAAACTCACGTGCCATAGAAGCCGCTAGCATCGCAAACGCCGCAAGAGCTCAGGCAGCTGCCGTGGCGAGCAGTGCAGCTCAGGCTCAAGCAGTTGCTGATACAGTTGCAAGACAGGACAGTCTGTTGCTGATTGACAATAATGGACTTGGTGCTGTTGCTGGCACAGTTGGTGGTAATGCGATTGTTGCTGCTGGCCCAATTGAAGTTACTGGTACCGCGTACGGTGGTTACGGACATGGCTATGGACACGGCTATGGACATTAA
- the LOC125060648 gene encoding ejaculatory bulb-specific protein 3-like, with product MGLFSVMLAVCLLLYILTPVLSDYYNPRYDDFDINPLIENERILVSYSKCFLDQGPCTPEAKDFKKVIPEALESSCGKCSPKQKQLIKTVIKAIMAALPDTWDQLVNKYDGEKKYREAFNKFIEEKDRK from the exons ATGGGGTTATTTTCAGTAATGCTTGCTGTATGCCtccttttatacattttaacacCAGTTTTATCGGACTATTATAACCCTCGATATGACGACTTTGACATCAACCCACTAATAGAAAACGAAAGGATACTAGTGAGCTACTCCAAATGCTTTCTCGACCAAGGTCCGTGTACACCGGAagcaaaagattttaaaa AAGTTATACCGGAAGCATTAGAGTCCTCTTGTGGGAAATGCTCCCCAAAACAGAAACAGCTTATCAAAACGGTAATAAAAGCTATAATGGCGGCTCTGCCTGATACTTGGGACCAGCTCGTGAATAAATATGATGGAGAGAAAAAATATAGGGAAgcattcaataaatttattgaagaGAAAGATAGAAAGTAA
- the LOC125060666 gene encoding ejaculatory bulb-specific protein 3-like, producing the protein MRFWLLATCVLTVVVSSFSQQQPYNRYDNFNADSIIQNERILLAYYKCVMEKGPCTKDGKNFKRVLPETIQTACGRCSQKQKAVVRKMLLGIQSKSEIRFTELLDKYDPTAINREALYNFLVTGN; encoded by the exons ATGAGATTCTGGTTGCTAGCAACATGTGTGCTGACGGTGGTGGTCTCCTCATTCTCTCAACAACAACCTTATAACCGATATGATAATTTCAATGCGGATTCAATCATTCAAAACGAAAGGATCCTATTGGCATACTACAAGTGTGTGATGGAGAAGGGACCGTGTACTAAGGACGGAAAGAATTTTAAAC GAGTTCTACCTGAGACGATCCAAACAGCCTGCGGAAGGTGTTCCCAAAAACAGAAGGCGGTTGTGAGAAAAATGCTTCTCGGTATACAGTCAAAGAGTGAAATTCGATTCACCGAGTTATTAGACAAGTACGACCCAACCGCGATAAACAGAGAGGCTCTCTACAACTTCTTAGTTACTGGGAATTAG
- the LOC125060398 gene encoding EF-hand domain-containing family member B yields the protein MPVDCQRSTSGGKGNWGMFIERDPKICAAGLPSAQPDDKVSDSLKHYLLKDEVDALMSDAIFPPEPPRPLPPLRHPIPLDKRFAGPFGQVAQLINPPIKTKFQTLVDDFKDTAYTSYWNKPLAQVRDPVPMLPDGMDTFGTTFGKKTPFHGRLYDVVMPKNPLPDKTPRSKEAGVQLDRVYCSPPYNGDVTFGHRTFVDKRGTYAKCCLTDDRVVLGKGGRTILNTLQAKYLDANQPRIGNPITPNNNINNVPAGYAFGKLKPPDNLPACLSYCELNPERLFFKKCLGHLNSLRKSLSKRFLPSFFRDFYLNIKYYDKERSGWLPKKAVYDLCALRLIRFDSSLVEPLLSMWQAYDGENIEYKTFVHVINYREPSPDLLKVKDVPDECLSFSTTYTEMVEPGKEEDRSRMAGLPSGRYFDMDYPVTPVRCCRADRTCLPHESDMKACLNPSILTLYHVNHRDMYAKREPQIVRRVFEAAGEIFTDEKFNEIWEKAKKYHSAGWVCYETFNRAVQLSNSVESNNTE from the coding sequence ATGCCGGTAGATTGCCAAAGGTCCACCTCTGGTGGGAAGGGCAATTGGGGAATGTTCATAGAACGTGATCCGAAAATATGTGCAGCAGGATTACCCTCTGCTCAGCCAGACGACAAAGTTTCTGATTCATTAAAACATTACTTATTGAAGGATGAAGTGGATGCTCTTATGAGTGATGCAATCTTTCCACCGGAACCTCCTCGACCATTACCACCTTTACGACACCCGATTCCATTAGACAAACGCTTCGCAGGCCCATTTGGTCAGGTTGCGCAATTGATAAATCCtccaataaaaacaaaattccaAACACTTGTGGATGATTTTAAGGATACCGCGTATACGTCTTATTGGAACAAACCACTTGCGCAGGTCCGTGATCCTGTGCCGATGCTTCCTGATGGTATGGATACCTTTGGCACCACTTTTGGTAAGAAAACACCATTTCATGGCAGGTTATATGATGTTGTAATGCCGAAAAACCCATTACCCGATAAAACACCTCGTTCTAAAGAAGCTGGAGTGCAATTAGACCGTGTTTATTGTTCTCCTCCGTATAATGGAGATGTAACATTTGGACACAGAACATTTGTTGATAAGCGCGGTACATATGCTAAATGTTGTCTTACTGACGATAGAGTAGTTCTCGGAAAAGGAGGCCGAACGATTTTAAATACACTTCAAGCTAAATATCTGGATGCAAATCAACCAAGAATTGGAAACCCTATAACtccaaataacaatataaataacgtCCCAGCAGGCTACGCTTTTGGAAAATTAAAACCTCCTGACAATTTACCGGCATGTTTATCATATTGTGAATTAAATCCAGAACGGCTTTTCTTCAAAAAGTGCTTAGGACACTTAAATTCTCTTCGAAAATCTTTATCAAAGCGTTTTTTGCCATCATTCTTTCGtgatttctatttaaatataaaatattacgataaAGAAAGAAGTGGTTGGTTACCTAAAAAAGCTGTTTATGATTTGTGTGCCTTAAGACTTATTCGATTTGACTCATCGTTAGTAGAGCCTCTGTTGTCTATGTGGCAAGCGTATGATGGAGAAAACATTGAGTACAAGACATTTGTTCATGTAATAAACTACCGAGAACCATCGCCAGATCTATTAAAAGTGAAGGACGTTCCAGATGAATGTCTATCATTTTCAACTACTTATACAGAAATGGTAGAGCCtggaaaagaggaagacagaaGTCGAATGGCCGGTTTACCATCGGGTAGGTACTTTGACATGGATTATCCAGTTACTCCTGTACGTTGCTGCCGAGCAGATAGAACTTGCCTACCCCATGAATCTGACATGAAAGCCTGTCTTAATCCAAGCATTTTAACTTTATACCATGTAAATCACAGAGATATGTATGCTAAGCGAGAACCTCAAATTGTAAGAAGGGTTTTTGAAGCAGCAGGTGAAATATTTACAGATGAAaaatttaacgaaatttgggaAAAAGCTAAGAAGTATCATTCAGCTGGTTGGGTCTGTTATGAAACATTTAACAGAGCTGTACAATTATCTAATTCTGTAGAGAGTAATAATACTGAGTAA